In Solanum lycopersicum chromosome 5, SLM_r2.1, the following are encoded in one genomic region:
- the LOC138348896 gene encoding DNA repair protein RAD50-like, with protein sequence MTAPLNLEEGQSSTRPPRFNGHFYSWWKVRMHDYFMAEDSELWDIVLDGPFIPMMEEKDGEKTNLVSKPRQKYDEAYRKKIEKGYKAKTLLVCGIGPDEFNRVSACESAKEILDCLKTAHEVTEQVKESKIDMLTSRYENFKMKEGETIHDMFTKLSSITNELRSLGEPISMSKQVRKVLRILPKSWESKVDAITEAKDLKVLTIDALIGNLKTHEMNRNYDSSKKETNKDNSLMKKYKSRTNVTRNATQGNSCYKCGKAGHFIRECPLLKNEKKEHQKPRSDKEKRRDLVLGKRDRTAVADLVVKKALAAWGNSSSDSEDPDEPNDVSMVAVHEEETIFNEMFDLMAHTENEEEDDQVTLLDMKNDLDNYSLKKLRTLAKVMIDSVIELTSERDIKNTEIDSLTDNKVKLEGKMSRMVSIESDNSELKNQLNQITEEAEKLNGMSNGLQVEIQEKLKKSEKNLGLSLEKSNKLEKDIVKLKEEL encoded by the exons ATGACTGCTCCACTTAATCTCGAAGAAGGTCAGTCGTCAACAAGacctcctcgtttcaatggacatttctacagttggtggaaagttagaatgcatgATTACTTTATGGCTGAAGACAGCGAGTTATGGGATATTGTACTTGATGGACCATTTATTCCTATGATGGAAGAAAAGGATGGAGAGAAAACTAATCTTGTTTCTAAGCCTAGACAGAAATACGACGAAGCTTatagaaaaaagattgaaaagggcTACAAAGCAAAAACTCTTCTTGTCTGtgggataggacctgatgagttCAACAGGGTGTCAGCTTGTGAGTCTGCTAAGGAAATTTTGGATTGTTTGAAGACTGCTCATGAAGTaactgaacaagtcaaagaatcaAAGATTGACATGCTTACCTCTCGGTAtgagaacttcaaaatgaaggaaggagaaacaattcatgacatgttcacaaaattgtcttccattacaaatgagctgcgaagtcttggtgaacctataagcatgaGCAAACAAGTAAGAAAAGTACTTCGAATTCTTCCAAAATCTTGGGAAAGCAAGGTTGATGCCATCACAGAAGCCAAAGATTTGAAGGTGCTGACTATAGATGCTTTGATTGGAAATTTGAAGacacatgagatgaatcgaaATTACGATTCATCAAAGAAGGAAACTAATAAGGACAACTCATTGATGAAGAAGTACAAATCAA GAACAAATGTTACTCGAAATGCTACTCAAGGTAATTCAtgctacaagtgtggaaaagcTGGGCACTTTATCAGAGAGTGTCCTCTGCTCAAGAATGAAAAGAAGGAACATCAAAAACCAAGAAGTGACAAAGAGAagagaagggacctggtactcgGTAAGAGAGATCGAACAGCGGTTGCAGATTTGGTGGTCAAAAAGGCTCTTGCTGCGTGGGGTAATTcttcaagtgattcagaagatcCCGATGAACCAAATGATGTGTCTATGGTGGCTGTACATGAGGAGGAAACCattttcaatgaaatgtttgatCTCATGGCTCatacagaaaatgaagaagaggacgaccaggtaactcttcttgatatgaaaaatgacttggataattattctcttaaaaaattgagaacgtTGGCAAAAGTCATGATTGATTCTGTAATTGAGTTAACATCTGAAAGAGACATCAAGAATACTGAAATTGACAGTTTAACTGACAACAAAGTTAAACTTGAAGGGAAGATGTCAAGAATGGTGTCTATAGAGTCTGATAATTCTGAACTTAAGAACCAGTTGAATCAGATaactgaagaagctgaaaagctAAATGGAATGTCAAATGGTTTACAagttgaaattcaagaaaaattgaaaaaatctgAGAAAAACCTTGGTCTGTCATTGGAAAAGAGCAACAAATTAGAAAAGGATATTgtcaaacttaaggaagaacttTAA